In one window of Hevea brasiliensis isolate MT/VB/25A 57/8 chromosome 10, ASM3005281v1, whole genome shotgun sequence DNA:
- the LOC131169607 gene encoding uncharacterized protein LOC131169607, whose translation MPSYAKFLKEILSKKRKLKDYGTVALTEECSAILQNKLPPKLKDLGSFSIPCLIGDKKIDKVICDLGASVSLMPLSIYKKLEIGELKPTTISLQLADRSVKYLVGILENIPIKVGKFFIPVNFIVLEMEEDVKIPIILGRPFLVTAGAIIDVKNGRLTLKVGEEEVEFNLFNT comes from the coding sequence atgccatcctatgcaaaatttcttaaggaaattctatcaaagaaaagaaagctaaaagactatggaacagtagctctaacagaggagtGCAGTGctatactgcaaaacaaactgcctccaaaatTGAAAGATCTAGGAAGTTTCTCCATACCTTGCCTCATTGGtgataagaaaatagacaaggtcATCTGCGATCTTGGAGCAAgcgtcagtttaatgcctctatcaatatacaaaaagctggagattggggaactgaaacccacaacaatctcattgcaattagctgatcgatctgttaaatatcttgtaggaatacttgagaacattccGATCAAAGTGggaaaattcttcattccagtgaaCTTTATTGtgcttgagatggaagaagatgttaaaattcctatcatcttgggaagaccattcttggtaaCCGCCGGAGCTatcatagacgtcaaaaatgggcgactaaccctcaaggtaggagaagaagaagtggagttcaacttgttcaacacg